The Leptidea sinapis chromosome Z, ilLepSina1.1, whole genome shotgun sequence genomic sequence tactattttttaatgttgcttTTACTTTGTATTTCATTGAAAGTGCTTAATGATGTCTATTATACTCTTATGTTAAGAGTTCGCACTACCTGATTACTGAAATAAGATCTGCTTTTTCCAACCTGTTTTTTATGATGGTCACCCTACAAATACAAAAACTCGAAATTATGCGATTTGCCTGCTACAAATAGGTATAAAACCAAAAGATTTTGTGTCATTTATAGGCATATATGGTGTAGGCTTCACCTATCCATGCGACATTAAATgactttttgtttaaatatacctgtatacattttaaatatgtgCAAGGATATGAAAATTCTCATATGATAGAATAAAGATGGATACTAACCGTTTTGGGCAGGCGGATCTTCAGAGTCCACTGTAATGCTGACGGTGCCTTCCACTCTCAACTGATTGCTTTGGACTGTTGCCACAATGCCGTACACCGGTCCTGACGCTTGCATACTCATAATACTATTGACGGACTCTTGTACGGATAAAATGTTGTTAACAGTTTCCTCCACGTTCAGGATGTGACTGAGTGAATCTTCATCCTGGTTTGGAGTCGGAGGTCGACTCACTGTAAGAGGCAAAtattattgttcattttatGTAATTCCTTTTTTATCCCTATACTGCGATAAAGTTAAATTCATTACTAAAATCTATTGATCGAGAACAGACATACATAAAATTACGTTCGTTACTTattcatacttatatataaaagaacTGTAATATGCAGTTTAACAAAGATATAACAATTTGGCAGAAGAAACTTACGGTTACTTacaagaataatatttatatgcttACCATTTGCTATGTAATCGAATGGTGCTTCTCCGCAGCTGTCATCATTCTTATCAGCAGCTGATCCTTGCCCTTCAGCTGTTAGTTCTGCGGCCATCTCATCCAAACTTGAAAGAGGCTTTGAAGTATTTTCTGggataatcgttttttttttatctaaacaGATATATAAAACATACCTTAATTAATGATGTAAAAAGTAATTGCCtagttttcaaagaaaaaaaaaactcttacgttagtaaaacaatataaatcaTAAGTAagtaatgttaaataaaagtGACAAGTAATAGCGTACATCGCTCCAGAAGATTCTTTACTGACTCGGAAGGGGTTTAAGTATTAAATTGCCTTTTTGGCATACTTTGAAAAATgctactttttaaaataaaatgtcagtGGTTCGAGATTACAAAGTacaacctttttttttacaaaacagcTGAAAAttcaagatttaaaaaatgtagacTGTATGACTTTCAATTGTCCTTTCATTTGATTATAAATGCCTTGTGAGGTAGCTTATTGTCACTCAGCgggtaatggagagggctatgctcagagttttcctgagagatcgaatcagaaatgaggagatgcgTAGGAGAAcgaaagttaccgacatagcgcagatgattgcgaaactgaagcggcagtaggcagggcacatcgCTCGACGGGCAGATGGCTGTAGgtcagtaaagttctcgaatggcgactacgtcGCAGAAGACGTGTGTtaagtgttggtaggtcccccacaagatataccgacgatctggtcaagatcgccggaatagtttggatgagggcagcacatgACCAATCCTCATGGCAAtccttgggggaggcctttgtccagcagtggacgtcttccggctgaaatgatgatgattgcCTATAAAAGTTAAGATATAtagaaaattttaatgattctAGTTGCGGCGAGAAACTAACGCAGTAAAAACAGCTCGCTACATGAATTTTGAGTTTGGAGAGGATACGACAGACCGAGCGTCTTTGAAGTATATCAAACTACTAAGTAATAATCAACATGATTTTATTATCTAtctttatcaaattatttgCCTCAAATCGGAGAAAAATTCGGCTTGATTATTTTCTCTATGATTTAAATGACCTGCGAAGACTGACCTATATTTAGAAGCCCTTCAATATCCTCCGTTAGACATGGCACTCTTGAATACCAAAATAACCGCGGTAAACATgttcttttcaaaaaataatgCAGAATTTCTTCACACAGTCCTGTTTCCCAGAGTTCTACCGCTAAGgcaaaatttacttttttttagtgAATGGCAGTAAGTAAGTTTTTAATAAGGGTAAATATttcgattaaataaatttattaaacctgacaaaaaataattaatattttcattacgaagcggcaatttcatacttaaaccccctaacatttaggggctgtttcacaatgtccaagtaaagttACGAATAAACTATTTGCTACTAATATATCGAATAAAGACATCATTTGCGTTTCTTAATGTATAAATAGTGTTATCTAGCAGATAAGCGCTTTTTAAATTATAGGATGGATGTAGTAGTTATCCGCCGGGTACTGGATAGCTTGACAGATTGACAAGCATTTAATAAACTAATGTCTGTTAATATAATTGTAGGGGAGCCCAAGATCTAAATAGAGATTTACTCGAGCGTCTTGGGTATTTTAAAGATTAGAtgctaaaaagaaaaaagtttatATGATGTACCCTGTCACTGGTGAGCCGAGCGTATAcaacaatgtaaaaaaatagtCACAAAGAAATATTCAAGTGCTTCTGATATTAAAAGTGTATGCGGAAAGTCTCATAACGGAAAAATGTTAATCTGGCGGCTTGCATGGTGGGAAGGGGtaaaaataggaaaaaaaagTAGCTCCTAGTCAAAATACTGACAATTTGGACGTTACCAAAACTTATGACCGATTGAAAAAGCAATAATCTTACCTCAATGTGACTCTCTCGAATTTTCTAACGACCGATTTATTTTACTAATCTGATCGGTTGCCCTAGACATTCGACCCTATATAAGGCTCACGTATGGTGGAAGTACTTCTCGATGCGCAAGTTTGCCCCTCTTATGTTATTCTGAGGCGTTCGAATAAATCCCAAATTCCCCGTTTGGTCTCCTATATGTTTGGTATatggtttgtttttgtttttgagtTATCGACAATTATGAAAGGCTCATGATAATTGATTCGTTGACAGTTGCAGCAGTTgaaagtacaaaataaatatgtgatgattgattttattgtgaaaatagtgGTAGAAGTGCTATTTAGAGACATACAAATAGAAAATTGtcgattattaaataaaaattgtataaaaggCTGCTTGTGTCACGTTTTTTCGTATAAGAaacagtatttataatattttcatttcgtcAAACGATTCTATTGAGTACGAGGTTGCCTAAGCAGGAAAGTGATTGTGAAACACTTTCCCGCAATCTCTTTTATTCGCAACTTTTATGAAGCCAGTTAAAGTCTGCaactttacttggacattgCGAAACAGCCCCTAAAATCTTATACTTGGTCTTAATATTTAAGATGTATATTTTCAACATTCATAAGTCCCATTTCCTAAATTAtttcctaaccattccaaaatattccaaaatgcacaacgttaatggaGGAGTGCAACCCATTTTTTACTGTACGACATCAGTCGACATCCATACGaggcttataaaatatattcgaaatatttattgaatccATTTGGTGTGTTTAATATTACTAACATTAATTACATGTTTAACGAGACATCCAAGGTTATTCAAgtgatttaaattaagattaaaaactaCAATTAGTAGGGCAAGGCTTACTAGCATACGACACAGAGTAATACGATCAATCGGTAAATGCTTTCCTGTACTACTACGGGTCctttttctttacctttttCGTGCTTCTCTTCTTTAGCCTCTTCTTCAGTAGGCATGTCCTGAGACATTGCATCGATAAACTCGTCATCCAATGAGTGTTCCGATTCATTTATACACAAAACGTCCTctgaaagtttattttaattcaacagCTGAATCAAATGCAATTTGTGTCCTAAAGTGAAGTAATGGTCGAATATTCATTAGGAAACACCAACGTCGAAGGCACTGTGATGTCTTATCGCTAGTGCTTGGGTTGTGTAACGTATATGTCAATGACAGTGTTAAATTCGTGTTCGGGGTAGTGATGTCAACAATGAGATTGGCAAGTCTGTCGTGGTCGATAATTTTGTCTCAAGTTCGTGAAAGCTGTTACAAATATAGGCACAAGTGAATTTTCTAGGAACTgtaataaccataatgttaaaaccaggaacaaacataaacttattatgcctactactcggctaaatcaagctagtaagtcttttgtggggcgatgtatatatttttatgagatccccgaaaatgttcaaagcaaatgtgtaatgaatttcaaaagagttgttaaaaatagtttttgagGTTAAGGTAAATAAGTAAACCAGAGTGGGAATGGAGCGACATATCTCGACCGATGATGGAAAGCTCGCAGACCAACACTGGTGCCCATCTACACTTGAAATGTTTTAATAGAACAGAAAAAACCTGGGTACGGGCTATCCGATGGTAAGTACGCCCACAGcttttacaacaccagaggaatgacaaagGCATCGCTagcctttttgtttttttcaatatcatcagacaaaggcctccaccaaagactctccacgacgatcggtccttcgctgccctcatccatcctactcaggcgatcttgaccagatcgtcggtccatcttgtgggggcctaccaaaactatgccttccggtacgtggtcgccattcgaggaccttactaccccaacggccacctCATCTCGGTTATCTGAGCAACGGGCGCGGTGGCATTCAATTGACCTGAAGTAGATGGTTCCGAAAGGTTCCTCGGCGGTTACCAATCAAACGTGGTGGAGGTAGCTTTACCGACACGGGGGCTATGGGGGAGGGGAGCTCACTGGGTAGCAGTGCCTCTCCATTGGTGTCGGAGTCGTAGTGGCTTGGCGCACATGGGATGTAGATCTTGATAACCGAAAGGTTAGTAAGTCCATGGGAAGGGtaatgccccaacggccatctttccgccgaactatgtgccctgcttactgccacttcagtttttcaatcatttgggctatgtcgatgactttggttctcctacggatctcctcatttctgattcgatctcgcagagaaactccggGCCTCTCAGCAACAGTGAgtttcctcataaggcccatagttagcgaccacgtctgtgttccgtatgtaatcactggcaacacacattggttaaaaaccttcgtcttcagacactgtggtattttggacgagaagattttacggagctttccGAACGCTGCCTATcggagttggattcgacgagtgacctctttcccgaaattggacctgcccaactggattatttgtccaaggtagacgtacttgCCCACAAATttgagagtacagttcccaactgttacgggagtaggtgcgacatgggcattagacatgatcttcgtcttatCCATGTTAATTTTGAGACCTaatccttgggaagctgtattgaggctatcaagcatatggcttaagtcttccatggtctctgccatgaatAGGATATCGTCTGCAAATCGAAGGTAAGTATGTATTTGtcgttgatattgatgcccagccCGTTCCAGTCCAAACGCTTAAAGAAATCTTCCAATGCAGCGGTGAATAACTTCGGCGATATAACATCGCATTGTCTGACTacccgctgcagtcggataggcttcaagaactgatcctggagacggactaaCATGGTGGCGTTACCATACAAACACTTAatcgcttcgatatatcggttACCAATGTGGCACCTCGgatttctcatagtccacgaacgccaagtATGGTGGCTGCCTTTTCGGAAACCAGCTTATTCGGGATGCTGGAAGTCGTCGAACATGCGCGCGATTGATTACCCTaaaaacagcttatatacatggcgcagaagtgatatgggtctatagttcttcaaaagcgTTTTATCGCTCTTTTTGAAGAATAGCGCCACTATACCTCTGTGCCATGCTTGTGGCGTTTTGCCCTCAAGGATAACGGAATTAAATAGCTTCTGGAAGATCTTCAGCACAGGTCTGGTGGCCAGGGCCTTTCAGTATCTCTTTTCATCTTTAGGGTGTTTTTGCGGTAAACGCCACACTTCGCatgcgggttggcgatcgcagtggATGTTAGTGGTTCTCGGAAGGATGGTGCTGCCCATCCACCGTTCTTTGGAtctcttagtcgcctcttacgacatccACGGGAGGGtatgctattctggtgcgacaccactcCACCCTATTTGGTTTTTTAACACTATCGAAAGTTTAAACACCGTTCAACGAAGATTATTCCAATATTGATAAGGCCtggtagaaagttccttgaaggTCTCTAAGCAGCGCCAAATGATCAAGTAACTTACAGACTACTGTTTACCCTGCTATTCGAAGAGCTCAGTTTAGCGCTAggtcaaatggttcaagctgACCGGGGTTTACATAATAACTACACACTGCCAatccttctcccttgcttttgACATCCGCTTAATTGTATACTACGCATAGCAAAAGCTGgcagttaattatgctctccgtGATTTAGTTAGCCGGATTTGATATATCCCCCTTTTAGgggattattatatatatacagatgtATATATTTACAGATGAGGCCTGGACTTTATCTCGTGAGCACgggttataaaataattgcataaGAACCGATGTTAACTAGGGGCAGACGTTATTAACTTGATGGAAAAAAATGCCACATAGCACGCTCGACTTTTTAACATTGAAGAAAAACAGAGTAACTAGTAACTTCTAGTAACATTCATGATAGCACTGATCTATATCAATTGTTCagttaatatttttgatattgcACTGCTGCCATCACACTTTTCGATACCTCGCATCTACAAATCTGTTATTGTGTAAGGAGGTAAACGCTCCCAGGGCACTCTTATTGTATCTAGCTCTTACAAGTGCACTCAGTTTTAGTGTACCGAATACTATAGTAAAAATATCACTTTAGAATCACGCCAGAAACCTATTTTGGTCCTGAATGTTCTGGGACCTGTTCGTTGTCTGGTCTCGTTGTTTTGCTGTGTCATGTACAAGCTCGGACGTGTTCTTGACAGTAAGGTTCTGAGGAGCAGCTAGATGGTTTTGAAAATGATGCCACATCTTTGAATGAAAAGGAatccaaatatttaaactactggtaaattatgtttttaagtgTACACTTAAAAATGTtgttaattgaataaaaatgcaCATATATAaggtaaaatgttttattgtacaTAGTGTATTAGGATCTACTAATAACTTTCTCTctcaaaatacaatattcatttaaaaacagagaaaatatatatcctaa encodes the following:
- the LOC126978811 gene encoding uncharacterized protein LOC126978811 gives rise to the protein MAKEMQKSNEGEGSGKGDRNAIKIEESGSGRKTRRNSAEGSGDENTTVKKRKTDDNSLSLGDRRSPPNEDEGSSIDDEDVLCINESEHSLDDEFIDAMSQDMPTEEEAKEEKHEKDKKKTIIPENTSKPLSSLDEMAAELTAEGQGSAADKNDDSCGEAPFDYIANVSRPPTPNQDEDSLSHILNVEETVNNILSVQESVNSIMSMQASGPVYGIVATVQSNQLRVEGTVSITVDSEDPPAQNDDSRTSDEIIQDAVRDIESIIGPVGFVREDVERVENRGDPKPKLPEDE